One Lacticaseibacillus rhamnosus genomic window carries:
- the uvrC gene encoding excinuclease ABC subunit UvrC, with protein MASAHIEHKLSLLPDLPGSYQMKDINGKIIYVGKAKNLKNRVRSYFKSSHDGKVAAMVAQVADFDYIVTSTNKEAFLLEITLIQKYQPYYNIKLKKGTGYPYIKITNERDPKIEITGTIRKDGGYYFGPYPNVYAAQETMHFIQKVYPLRRCNGYQGRPCLYYHMGQCLGACFRTVPEKEYTDQIARIKRFLNGNVSKAKASLTAKMERAAKNLQFERAAEIRDQLYYIEQTVEKQKIISTDNTTRDLFNFYMDKGWISIQVFFIRQARLMKRESRLFPVVNTAKEEFESFILQFYSRKNNVKPREVLVPAGLDNKVLADILEVPVRTPQRGEKRELMALAAKNSKIKLEDKFRLMELDNRTTVGAMKELMAALKLPMGHVVEAFDHSHIQGADPVSAMVQFVDGQPAKNNYRKYKLDADKTHNGADEAANTREVIRRRYTRLLKEHAALPDLILMDGGEIEMNAAKDVLENELNLDIPVAGMVKNNKHKTAALLFGHADEMINLDPKSQGFYLLERIQDEVHRFAITFHRQLHAKNSLASRLEGIKGVGPKTRLKLLRKFKTITKIKEAPLEDIQELGISKRVAQALKLSLTADPTPARRV; from the coding sequence ATGGCATCTGCACACATTGAACATAAGTTATCGTTACTGCCGGATCTTCCCGGTAGCTACCAAATGAAAGACATCAACGGGAAGATTATTTATGTCGGCAAAGCCAAAAATCTCAAGAATCGGGTTCGATCCTACTTTAAGAGTTCGCATGACGGAAAAGTAGCGGCAATGGTGGCACAAGTGGCGGATTTTGACTACATTGTGACCTCTACGAATAAAGAGGCGTTCTTGCTTGAGATTACGTTAATTCAAAAGTACCAACCTTATTACAATATCAAGCTGAAAAAGGGCACCGGTTACCCTTATATCAAGATCACTAATGAACGCGACCCCAAGATTGAAATTACCGGGACGATTCGCAAAGACGGCGGCTATTATTTTGGCCCTTATCCCAATGTTTACGCTGCCCAGGAAACCATGCACTTTATTCAGAAAGTGTATCCACTACGCCGCTGTAACGGCTATCAGGGTCGCCCGTGTCTTTATTACCATATGGGGCAGTGTCTCGGCGCTTGTTTTCGCACCGTCCCGGAGAAGGAATATACCGATCAGATTGCGCGGATTAAACGCTTTTTGAACGGTAATGTCAGCAAAGCCAAGGCCAGTTTGACTGCCAAAATGGAGCGCGCGGCAAAGAATCTGCAATTTGAACGGGCAGCCGAGATTCGGGATCAACTTTATTACATTGAGCAAACGGTTGAGAAGCAAAAGATTATTTCGACGGATAATACCACGCGCGACTTGTTTAATTTTTATATGGATAAAGGCTGGATCAGCATTCAGGTCTTCTTTATTCGCCAGGCGCGATTGATGAAGCGTGAGTCGCGCTTGTTTCCGGTGGTCAATACGGCTAAAGAAGAGTTTGAATCTTTTATCTTACAATTCTACAGCCGGAAAAATAACGTTAAACCGCGTGAAGTATTGGTGCCTGCAGGGCTAGATAATAAGGTGCTGGCTGATATCCTTGAAGTACCGGTACGCACACCCCAACGAGGCGAAAAACGCGAGCTGATGGCGCTAGCAGCCAAGAACAGCAAGATTAAACTGGAAGATAAGTTTCGGTTAATGGAATTAGATAATCGGACAACGGTAGGGGCGATGAAAGAGCTGATGGCAGCCTTAAAGTTACCGATGGGCCATGTGGTAGAAGCATTTGACCATAGTCATATCCAAGGTGCCGATCCGGTGTCTGCCATGGTTCAATTTGTCGATGGCCAACCTGCCAAAAACAATTATCGCAAATACAAGTTGGATGCGGACAAAACCCATAATGGTGCTGACGAAGCTGCCAATACGCGCGAAGTCATTCGCCGACGATATACGCGGCTGCTAAAGGAACATGCGGCATTGCCGGACTTGATTCTGATGGACGGTGGTGAGATTGAAATGAACGCGGCTAAAGATGTCCTGGAAAATGAATTGAATCTCGATATTCCGGTTGCCGGAATGGTCAAGAACAATAAGCATAAGACGGCTGCCTTGCTATTCGGTCACGCCGACGAGATGATCAATTTGGATCCGAAGTCGCAGGGCTTCTACCTGTTGGAACGTATTCAGGATGAAGTGCACCGGTTTGCCATCACGTTCCATCGCCAGCTTCACGCCAAAAACTCGTTGGCATCGCGCCTTGAGGGAATTAAGGGCGTCGGACCCAAGACACGCTTAAAGTTGCTGCGTAAATTCAAGACCATCACAAAGATCAAAGAAGCACCATTGGAAGATATTCAGGAGCTAGGCATTTCAAAACGCGTCGCCCAGGCACTGAAGCTTTCGTTAACGGCAGATCCCACGCCGGCACGTCGGGTATAA
- a CDS encoding PTS fructose transporter subunit IIABC, giving the protein MDIRDLLLKNVMIMDLKGTTKEAVIDEMVAKYHAEGIVTDADEYRNDILKRESESTTGIGEGIAMPHAKDSAVTRATVLFAKSTKGVDFNALDGQPVHLFFMIAAPEGANNEHLAALAALSSLLINPKLVADLKQAKTPDEVIDLFGKAQAEKAAKDKAEEEAEKAQEAKDKAAKQAEFKDEKRKERPFIVAVTACPTGIAHTYMAEAALKETAEKMGVDIKVETNGSEGIKHKLTDADINRAAGVIVAADKKVAMDRFNGKKLLNRPVIDGIKKPQELIEETLKGQGQVFHAAGEANTEASESEETSGGTVWNRIYKDLMNGVSNMLPFVVGGGIIMAISFILEQWLGKTSMWFTFTNNLGSFAFSFLVPVLAAYIAESIGDRPALMPGFVGGYMATVASASVVKAQNPAGFLGGLVAGFAAGWMIVGLKKALAKMPRSLDGMRTILLYPVIGLAIMGLLMFFIINPIFAAINGALINFLEGLGTGNAIIIGVILAAMMSIDMGGPFNKAAYTFAIGVYQASGFKDGRWMAAVMIGGMIPPLAIAVASTFFPKKFTLQERNAGLSNYALGLTFITEGAIPFAATDPLHIIGSSVIGSAIAGGLTQLWHVNVPAPHGGVVALLLTDQKFGFIMSLIIGTIIAALILGFWRPVAKENR; this is encoded by the coding sequence ATGGACATTCGTGACTTACTATTAAAAAATGTCATGATCATGGATCTCAAAGGCACCACTAAAGAGGCTGTGATCGATGAAATGGTTGCCAAATACCACGCGGAAGGCATTGTGACTGACGCTGACGAATATCGCAATGACATTTTAAAGCGTGAATCAGAATCAACTACCGGCATTGGTGAAGGTATTGCGATGCCACATGCCAAAGACAGCGCGGTTACCCGGGCTACGGTTCTATTTGCCAAAAGCACTAAAGGCGTTGACTTTAATGCATTAGACGGCCAGCCCGTGCACTTGTTCTTCATGATTGCTGCTCCCGAAGGCGCCAACAACGAACACTTAGCTGCTCTAGCTGCCTTGTCTTCACTTTTGATCAATCCAAAACTGGTCGCTGACTTAAAGCAGGCTAAAACCCCTGATGAAGTCATTGATCTTTTTGGAAAAGCACAAGCGGAAAAAGCAGCCAAGGATAAAGCTGAAGAAGAAGCGGAAAAAGCCCAAGAAGCCAAGGACAAAGCCGCTAAGCAAGCTGAATTTAAAGACGAAAAGCGCAAAGAACGGCCATTTATCGTTGCCGTTACTGCTTGCCCAACCGGGATTGCCCATACGTACATGGCCGAAGCAGCCTTGAAAGAAACTGCCGAGAAAATGGGCGTTGATATTAAGGTCGAAACCAACGGCTCTGAAGGCATCAAGCACAAGCTAACCGATGCTGACATCAACCGTGCGGCCGGTGTCATCGTTGCCGCAGACAAAAAAGTTGCGATGGACCGGTTTAATGGCAAGAAATTATTGAACCGCCCTGTCATTGACGGCATTAAGAAACCGCAAGAACTGATCGAAGAAACCCTTAAAGGTCAAGGCCAAGTCTTTCACGCTGCTGGTGAAGCCAACACCGAAGCCAGTGAAAGTGAGGAGACTTCCGGCGGCACCGTTTGGAATCGCATTTATAAAGACCTCATGAATGGTGTCTCCAACATGTTACCATTCGTTGTTGGCGGCGGGATTATCATGGCGATCTCATTCATCCTGGAACAATGGCTGGGTAAGACCTCTATGTGGTTCACGTTCACGAATAATCTGGGTTCTTTTGCTTTTAGTTTCTTGGTCCCGGTATTAGCTGCTTATATTGCCGAATCTATCGGTGACCGCCCTGCTTTGATGCCTGGGTTTGTCGGTGGTTATATGGCAACCGTTGCTTCGGCATCGGTTGTGAAAGCGCAAAACCCGGCCGGCTTCCTTGGCGGTCTGGTTGCCGGGTTTGCTGCCGGCTGGATGATCGTGGGTCTTAAGAAAGCATTGGCCAAGATGCCGCGCTCATTAGACGGTATGCGGACCATTCTCCTTTATCCAGTCATCGGTCTTGCGATTATGGGGCTGTTAATGTTCTTCATCATCAACCCGATTTTTGCAGCGATTAACGGTGCACTCATTAACTTCCTTGAAGGTTTAGGTACTGGTAATGCCATCATCATTGGGGTCATCCTAGCCGCAATGATGAGTATCGATATGGGTGGTCCTTTCAACAAAGCGGCCTATACGTTTGCAATTGGCGTTTATCAAGCATCTGGCTTTAAAGATGGTCGCTGGATGGCTGCCGTTATGATCGGCGGTATGATTCCACCATTGGCTATCGCGGTTGCTTCCACTTTCTTCCCGAAGAAATTCACCCTACAGGAACGCAATGCCGGCTTATCTAACTATGCGCTTGGTTTAACGTTCATTACAGAAGGTGCGATTCCGTTTGCAGCAACCGATCCATTGCACATCATCGGTAGCTCCGTAATAGGTTCTGCGATTGCCGGTGGTTTAACTCAGCTCTGGCACGTTAACGTTCCGGCTCCTCATGGCGGTGTCGTTGCACTCTTACTAACCGATCAGAAATTTGGCTTTATCATGTCATTGATTATCGGAACCATCATCGCCGCACTGATTCTTGGCTTCTGGCGTCCAGTTGCTAAAGAGAATCGCTAA
- the pfkB gene encoding 1-phosphofructokinase, producing the protein MIYSVTLNPSIDYVIELPRLNLGAVNRLAHDVKLPGGKGINVSRILQTLGLPTTAWGFLGGFTGTFIQDKLDELAMPCDFTKIKGDTRINVKLKAESETELNASGPAISETEIADFKAKLTNLKSGDVVIMSGSLPKGLPSTFYRDLIPLIHAHDADFVIDTTGQALLDTLSDHPLVVKPNHHELAALFNDAPYTSHEAIIKAGRRILDLGAQHVLISMAGGGALMIEQDHAWFGNVPKQPAVNSVGAGDSMLAGFTGTFAQTHDVLESFKVGIACGSATAFSEDLATADKIAAVKQTITINEV; encoded by the coding sequence TTGATCTACTCAGTTACGCTCAACCCTTCGATTGATTATGTCATTGAGTTGCCTCGGCTTAACCTTGGCGCTGTCAATCGTTTGGCCCACGACGTTAAATTGCCAGGTGGAAAAGGCATCAATGTGAGTCGTATATTACAAACACTCGGCTTGCCCACAACTGCCTGGGGATTTCTTGGCGGATTCACCGGGACGTTTATTCAAGATAAGTTAGACGAGCTTGCCATGCCTTGCGATTTTACAAAAATCAAAGGTGATACCCGGATAAACGTCAAGCTCAAAGCAGAATCGGAAACCGAACTCAACGCCAGCGGCCCTGCTATTAGCGAGACCGAAATTGCCGACTTTAAAGCTAAGCTGACCAACCTAAAATCAGGCGATGTCGTTATTATGTCCGGAAGTTTGCCTAAAGGATTACCAAGCACATTTTATCGGGACCTCATCCCCTTAATTCATGCGCATGACGCAGACTTCGTGATTGACACCACCGGCCAGGCACTACTGGATACCCTTTCCGATCATCCCCTAGTTGTGAAACCAAATCACCATGAATTAGCTGCTCTGTTCAATGACGCACCATATACCAGTCATGAGGCAATTATCAAAGCCGGTCGCCGCATACTTGATTTAGGCGCACAACATGTTTTGATCTCGATGGCAGGCGGTGGTGCCCTCATGATTGAGCAAGATCATGCCTGGTTCGGTAACGTACCAAAGCAACCTGCTGTGAACTCAGTCGGTGCAGGCGACAGTATGTTAGCGGGTTTCACCGGAACTTTTGCGCAAACACATGATGTTCTGGAAAGCTTTAAGGTTGGAATCGCATGCGGTTCTGCAACCGCTTTTTCTGAGGATCTTGCCACTGCCGACAAAATTGCTGCCGTTAAGCAGACGATTACGATTAATGAAGTTTAG
- a CDS encoding DeoR/GlpR family DNA-binding transcription regulator produces MLTEERRQYILAQLQQHTVIKSKALMAALDASESTIRRDLDELEAAGELKRIHGGAKRVNGLGDEPDVASKSTQNLRAKQTIAHAAARQVEQDDLVFLDAGTTTAQLIPFLADLGVTVITTGVDNASLLADYQIPTLMLGGMVKSATKALIGATTAEALHHYRFDIAFIGTNGIHPEFGNTTPDPEEAVIKRLAIHQARQPIILADPSKFEQVSFVKFADIGDATILTSSLQGLPASYQRYQNIKEVHS; encoded by the coding sequence GTGCTTACAGAAGAACGGCGACAATACATCCTTGCTCAATTGCAACAACATACCGTCATTAAGTCTAAAGCGTTAATGGCCGCGTTGGATGCATCGGAATCAACCATTCGTCGCGATCTGGATGAACTTGAAGCAGCCGGCGAACTTAAACGGATCCATGGCGGGGCCAAGCGTGTCAACGGTCTTGGCGATGAACCGGACGTGGCAAGTAAGTCAACGCAAAATTTACGGGCAAAACAAACCATTGCTCATGCCGCTGCTCGCCAAGTTGAACAAGACGATCTGGTCTTTTTGGATGCCGGGACCACCACGGCCCAGTTGATTCCTTTTTTGGCCGATCTTGGGGTCACGGTTATTACGACCGGGGTTGATAATGCCTCATTGTTAGCCGATTATCAAATTCCGACCTTAATGCTTGGCGGTATGGTCAAGTCAGCAACCAAGGCGCTGATTGGCGCAACGACTGCGGAAGCACTTCATCATTATCGTTTCGATATCGCCTTTATCGGTACAAATGGTATTCACCCTGAATTTGGGAACACCACACCAGATCCGGAAGAAGCCGTGATCAAGCGCTTGGCCATTCACCAAGCGCGTCAACCGATCATTCTCGCAGATCCCAGTAAGTTCGAACAGGTCAGTTTCGTCAAATTCGCCGATATTGGCGATGCAACCATCCTGACCAGTTCACTACAAGGGCTTCCAGCGAGCTATCAAAGGTATCAAAATATTAAGGAGGTTCATTCTTGA
- the obgE gene encoding GTPase ObgE encodes MFVDQVQVEVQAGKGGDGMVAFRREKFVPFGGPAGGDGGRGGSIILYVDEGLRTLMDFRYQRHFKAPAGGNGQGKSMYGRAAEDRRIAVPAGTTVTDADTGEVLGDLTAPGQELVVAKGGRGGRGNIHFVSPKNTAPEIAENGEPGQHRFIKLELKVLADVGLVGFPSVGKSTLLSVVTQAKPKIAAYQFTTLVPNLGMVQLDDGTDFVMADLPGLIEGASQGVGLGIQFLRHVERTRVLLHLVEMDPENGREPLEDYDQIRKELGAYDENILKRPELIVATKMDLPGAAERFASFKAALVDRGIDPANIFEISSLTHRGVMPLMHKTATVLKTAPQFEPKQEPVQSTEYKYTPEPALKVTRDSDGTFVLTGEKVERAFKMANLDHEDGVMRFARQLRSMGVDDALREAGAQSGDLVAIDDFTFEFVE; translated from the coding sequence ATGTTTGTCGATCAGGTACAAGTAGAAGTTCAGGCGGGCAAAGGCGGTGACGGCATGGTCGCGTTTCGGCGCGAGAAGTTCGTGCCGTTTGGCGGACCAGCCGGTGGTGACGGCGGCCGCGGTGGCAGCATTATTTTATATGTTGATGAAGGCTTACGAACCTTAATGGATTTTCGCTATCAACGGCACTTTAAAGCGCCAGCCGGGGGTAACGGCCAAGGTAAGTCGATGTATGGTCGCGCTGCTGAAGATCGCCGAATTGCCGTACCAGCTGGGACAACGGTCACGGACGCTGATACTGGTGAAGTCCTCGGCGATCTTACTGCACCGGGACAAGAGTTGGTCGTGGCAAAAGGCGGTCGCGGTGGACGCGGCAACATTCACTTTGTCTCGCCTAAAAATACCGCTCCGGAAATTGCGGAAAACGGTGAGCCCGGCCAGCACCGGTTTATTAAGCTGGAATTGAAAGTGTTGGCTGACGTCGGTTTGGTTGGCTTTCCGTCTGTCGGTAAGTCCACCTTGTTGTCAGTGGTGACCCAGGCTAAGCCTAAAATTGCTGCCTATCAGTTTACGACGCTCGTTCCCAATTTGGGGATGGTGCAGTTGGATGATGGCACCGATTTTGTAATGGCTGATTTGCCGGGTTTGATTGAGGGCGCTTCACAGGGTGTTGGCTTAGGCATCCAATTTTTGCGCCATGTTGAACGGACTAGGGTCTTATTGCACCTAGTTGAGATGGATCCGGAAAATGGCCGTGAGCCGCTGGAAGATTATGATCAAATCCGTAAAGAATTAGGCGCTTATGACGAAAATATCTTAAAGCGTCCAGAACTGATTGTTGCCACCAAGATGGATTTGCCGGGTGCAGCGGAACGGTTTGCCAGCTTTAAGGCAGCTTTAGTTGACCGCGGTATTGATCCGGCTAATATTTTTGAAATTTCAAGCCTGACCCACCGCGGCGTCATGCCTTTGATGCATAAAACCGCAACAGTCTTGAAGACGGCACCGCAATTCGAGCCAAAACAGGAACCGGTTCAATCGACCGAGTACAAGTACACGCCGGAACCAGCATTGAAAGTGACGCGTGATAGTGACGGTACCTTTGTTCTAACCGGCGAGAAGGTGGAGCGGGCATTTAAAATGGCCAATCTTGATCATGAAGACGGAGTCATGCGGTTTGCACGCCAATTACGGAGCATGGGCGTTGACGATGCCTTGCGTGAGGCCGGTGCACAAAGCGGCGATTTAGTCGCTATTGATGATTTTACTTTTGAGTTTGTTGAATAA
- a CDS encoding acyltransferase family protein — protein MVGPQVKQTRKRKRRYIHGFDGLRTIGVIGVILYHLRPELFRGGYLGVPIFMVVSGYLITDGLLIEFDRYRHIDFKSFFIRRFKRLYPALITVLFGTAAYITLFSQNLLHNLHMMVLTNLLYVYNWWQILNGQSYFARYANGESPFTHLWTLSIEGQYYLIWPFLVLGLLLLVKNRHQIANIVLILAAVSGAWMAILYMMTVAHTSPAAFDPSRLYYGTDTRAFSILFGAALAFIWPSSRLSTHLPRKWVFSLDLIGTVSLVGLLTMVFTVDAQSSFLYEGGMVLFSILTTILVAVVAHPAAHFDRLLTNPLFSYIGSRSYGLYLYQFPVMIFWENRFRNIADHPVLYPVIEVILIVLITEISYRLIEQPAAHFDYHKTWDFLKALVDPKKRMGMARWISYAAVIILAIGSVGLAKAPSAKAVGDNSPLAKQLKRHSESAKEKAKRLEAMRSSLSEQKKADKNKADESSSSRAQQSRYASQAKTKPVNQDYERYGLTQIQLQQAQDVTFTAVGDSVMLDGEPGLQQLFPKAVIDAAVSRQMINSIDLVRSYAEKGVLANIVVIGLGTNGPFSDDQLAQMMQAIGPDRQVFWINVRVPTRAWQNDVNSKLDAAQKQYKNLTVIDWFHKSDGHPDWFYNDMVHMNPTGNPEYAAFVAKTILEKIDE, from the coding sequence ATGGTGGGGCCTCAAGTGAAACAGACGCGCAAACGAAAGCGTCGGTATATCCATGGATTCGACGGGTTACGGACAATTGGTGTTATTGGTGTTATTTTATATCATTTACGTCCTGAACTTTTTAGGGGCGGATATCTGGGCGTCCCAATTTTCATGGTAGTTTCCGGTTATTTAATTACGGATGGCCTCCTGATAGAATTTGACCGCTATCGGCACATTGACTTTAAAAGTTTTTTTATTCGCCGATTTAAGCGACTTTATCCGGCGCTTATCACCGTTTTGTTTGGTACGGCGGCCTATATTACGCTTTTCTCGCAGAATCTATTGCATAACCTGCATATGATGGTTTTGACAAACCTGTTATATGTTTATAACTGGTGGCAGATTTTAAATGGGCAATCCTATTTCGCCCGCTATGCGAATGGAGAATCGCCGTTTACGCACTTGTGGACGCTGTCAATTGAAGGTCAGTATTATCTTATTTGGCCGTTTTTGGTTCTGGGCTTACTATTGTTGGTTAAAAATCGGCATCAAATTGCCAATATTGTTCTGATCCTGGCAGCTGTTAGCGGCGCGTGGATGGCGATCTTATACATGATGACGGTTGCCCACACGTCGCCAGCGGCCTTTGACCCAAGTCGGCTTTACTACGGGACGGATACCCGTGCGTTTTCCATTCTGTTCGGTGCGGCACTGGCTTTTATTTGGCCGAGCAGTCGGTTATCGACGCATTTACCGCGCAAATGGGTTTTCAGCCTCGATCTAATCGGAACGGTGAGCCTTGTTGGGTTACTGACGATGGTTTTCACGGTCGATGCCCAGAGTAGTTTTCTTTATGAAGGGGGCATGGTCCTTTTCTCCATTTTGACAACGATTTTGGTTGCAGTGGTTGCGCATCCGGCCGCGCATTTTGATCGCTTGTTGACGAACCCGCTGTTTAGCTATATCGGCAGTCGCAGTTATGGCCTTTATCTCTATCAATTTCCGGTCATGATCTTCTGGGAGAATCGTTTCCGCAACATTGCCGATCATCCGGTTTTATATCCTGTGATTGAAGTGATTTTGATTGTTCTGATTACAGAGATTTCTTATCGGTTGATTGAGCAGCCGGCCGCGCATTTTGATTATCATAAAACCTGGGACTTTCTTAAGGCACTGGTTGACCCCAAAAAACGAATGGGTATGGCCCGTTGGATCAGTTATGCCGCTGTTATTATTTTGGCAATTGGGAGCGTTGGCCTCGCTAAGGCACCTTCAGCCAAGGCGGTGGGTGATAATTCACCTCTGGCAAAGCAGTTGAAGCGACACAGTGAGTCGGCTAAAGAAAAGGCTAAACGTCTGGAAGCAATGCGCTCCAGTCTGTCAGAGCAGAAAAAAGCGGATAAAAATAAGGCCGATGAGTCGTCAAGTTCGCGCGCGCAACAATCCAGATACGCTTCGCAGGCCAAAACAAAGCCGGTGAATCAGGACTATGAACGTTATGGGCTAACCCAAATTCAACTTCAGCAAGCTCAGGATGTTACCTTCACGGCAGTCGGTGACTCAGTTATGCTTGACGGTGAGCCGGGACTTCAACAGCTTTTCCCAAAAGCGGTGATTGATGCCGCGGTTTCCCGACAAATGATTAATAGCATTGACTTGGTGCGCAGTTATGCTGAAAAAGGTGTGTTGGCGAATATTGTTGTGATCGGTCTTGGTACCAATGGACCGTTTTCGGACGATCAATTAGCCCAAATGATGCAAGCCATCGGACCTGATCGTCAGGTTTTCTGGATTAATGTTCGCGTACCGACCCGCGCATGGCAAAATGATGTCAATAGCAAATTAGATGCTGCCCAAAAGCAGTACAAAAATCTGACGGTTATTGACTGGTTCCATAAATCCGATGGTCATCCTGACTGGTTCTACAATGATATGGTGCATATGAATCCAACCGGCAATCCTGAGTATGCGGCGTTTGTTGCCAAAACTATTTTGGAAAAGATTGATGAATAG
- the rnz gene encoding ribonuclease Z yields MEIQFLGTGAGSPSKVRNVSSLALKLLDERNEVWLFDVGEGTQHQILQTTIKPRKIAKVFITHLHGDHIFGLPGFLASRANQGGTEPLTIYGPPGIEDFVKTSLKVSQSHLSYAIKFVLLRHPGVIFDDQTFKVSFDRLDHRITSFGFRVEEKPHPGELLIDKVRAAKIPAGPVYASLKAGKTVTLPDGRTFDGHDFIGSAQPGRTVAIFGDTRMCRRALPLAAGADVLVHESTFGPDESQLAKQYYHSTNLQAAELAKRAGVGRLLLNHISARYLGPSVAMLEKSARHIFPQTHVVRDLEEINIPFASPQLQPTVSAK; encoded by the coding sequence ATGGAAATTCAATTTTTGGGGACAGGCGCAGGTTCACCTTCCAAAGTCCGCAATGTTAGCAGTTTGGCGCTCAAGCTGCTTGATGAGCGCAATGAGGTTTGGTTGTTTGATGTGGGCGAAGGAACTCAGCATCAAATCTTACAGACCACGATCAAACCGAGGAAAATTGCCAAAGTATTTATTACCCATTTGCATGGTGATCATATTTTTGGCTTACCGGGCTTTTTAGCTAGTCGGGCAAATCAAGGCGGCACTGAACCGTTAACGATTTATGGACCTCCGGGGATTGAGGACTTTGTTAAGACAAGTTTGAAGGTTTCTCAGAGTCATTTGAGTTATGCAATTAAATTTGTGTTGTTACGACATCCAGGCGTGATTTTTGACGATCAGACCTTCAAAGTCAGTTTTGATCGACTTGATCATCGGATTACCAGTTTTGGATTTCGGGTTGAAGAAAAACCACACCCGGGCGAGTTACTGATTGATAAGGTCCGTGCCGCCAAGATTCCGGCTGGACCGGTTTATGCTTCGTTGAAAGCAGGCAAAACCGTCACATTGCCGGATGGTCGGACTTTTGATGGTCATGACTTCATCGGATCAGCACAACCGGGTCGGACAGTGGCCATTTTTGGCGATACGCGTATGTGTCGTCGGGCCTTACCATTAGCAGCCGGGGCAGATGTCTTGGTTCATGAAAGTACGTTTGGTCCGGATGAAAGTCAACTGGCCAAGCAGTATTATCACAGTACGAATCTTCAGGCAGCCGAGTTGGCGAAACGAGCTGGCGTTGGTCGGCTGTTGTTAAATCATATTTCAGCACGCTATCTTGGCCCTAGTGTGGCAATGTTAGAAAAAAGTGCACGGCATATTTTCCCGCAAACGCATGTTGTCAGAGATTTGGAGGAAATTAACATTCCATTTGCAAGTCCGCAACTGCAACCGACTGTTTCCGCTAAATGA
- a CDS encoding SDR family NAD(P)-dependent oxidoreductase gives MVKKHLTVVISGGSAGLGKAIGLEAAKNGATVVFLARRRDKLRQAQAEATALSGHPAYAFPVDVGDPVAIEAAVDQIHETVGPVDVLVNAAGFGHFENAFDTDMRLVERMFRVNVLGVMYLTKLLGRDMAIRGQGQIINVASMAGKMATPKSAIYSATKFAVIGYSNGLRLELKPFGVHVTTVNPGPIATDFFKAAGALDYLATVSWLALDPDQLARRIVGTFDHPVREINAPRVMSLGAKLYTLFPGIGDWLAGGMLNKK, from the coding sequence ATGGTGAAAAAACATCTGACCGTTGTCATTTCTGGCGGATCGGCTGGCTTGGGAAAGGCGATCGGACTCGAGGCGGCGAAAAATGGTGCGACGGTTGTATTTTTGGCGCGGCGCCGGGATAAATTACGTCAGGCTCAGGCTGAAGCAACGGCGCTTTCCGGACATCCGGCTTATGCTTTTCCAGTAGATGTGGGTGATCCGGTGGCAATTGAAGCGGCGGTTGATCAAATTCACGAAACGGTTGGACCGGTTGATGTTTTGGTTAATGCAGCCGGTTTTGGTCACTTTGAAAATGCCTTTGACACGGATATGCGGTTAGTCGAACGGATGTTTCGGGTTAATGTTTTAGGTGTTATGTATCTGACCAAACTGTTGGGTCGTGATATGGCAATACGCGGTCAGGGACAGATTATTAATGTTGCCTCAATGGCTGGTAAAATGGCTACCCCAAAATCAGCCATTTATTCAGCAACAAAATTTGCAGTGATCGGCTATAGCAACGGATTGCGGCTCGAACTTAAACCATTTGGCGTTCATGTCACGACGGTTAATCCCGGTCCGATTGCGACGGATTTTTTCAAGGCAGCCGGTGCTTTGGATTATCTCGCAACCGTTTCCTGGCTGGCATTGGATCCGGATCAACTTGCGCGCCGAATCGTTGGGACATTTGACCATCCGGTGCGGGAAATCAATGCACCGCGCGTGATGAGTCTTGGGGCTAAACTATATACATTATTTCCAGGTATCGGTGATTGGCTAGCCGGTGGTATGCTTAATAAAAAGTAA
- a CDS encoding LapA family protein produces the protein MKSQQRFIIGLVLALILIIFALLNGQGVSVNFFGIQLEWPLIVIIAVSVLIGAVVTWLISTSAVASAKKQIKELQQRVTELTKTNKNEKPAPKPVQAPKETPSDTSKN, from the coding sequence ATGAAAAGTCAGCAACGTTTTATTATCGGACTGGTTCTTGCCTTAATCTTGATTATTTTTGCTTTACTGAACGGCCAAGGGGTGTCCGTTAACTTCTTCGGCATTCAGTTAGAGTGGCCGCTGATTGTGATTATCGCAGTATCCGTACTGATCGGCGCGGTGGTAACCTGGTTAATCTCCACCAGTGCCGTTGCGAGCGCTAAGAAGCAGATCAAAGAACTTCAACAGCGCGTAACGGAATTGACCAAGACAAACAAAAACGAAAAACCGGCGCCGAAACCGGTTCAGGCACCAAAAGAAACGCCTTCTGATACATCCAAAAACTAA